The Petroclostridium xylanilyticum region CATCATAATTACTTATTCCTTTTAATATACTTATTATCTCACCCATCTTTTTATCAATATCCATACTTGTCCCCCACAATAAACCTTTTTTAATATATTAATTTATATCTTATCTCCCTATAAAATCATTATATCAAAATTTATACATCATAGTATAATATTTTAATCACTATATAATCTTCTTATGGTAGTTATTTACTGTATATTTTAACTACATAATGATTTTATTTTAACAAACTGCTCTATTTGTGATAAGGAGCATTATGTATAATGCGGTAGGACCTGTAAATTTGTTCATAAATAATAATCAACAATATATTAATATCAATATCCATCCGAGAAATAGATAATACATAGTCTGCTTCGATATTATCCACACCTATAAATATAGTAATATTACTATTACCACTTACACCCAACTGCGCAATTTTCCCCGCTAATTGTTCAGAAGACAGTTGCTCACCATCTTTATCGATTTTAATTACATATGATTTATCGGTTATTTCTTTGGTCGGATTTTTCGCTTCTACATATTCTACTTTGCAGTATGCGCTTAAACGTTTAGTATATTCCTGTATAGCATCTTTAACATATTTTTCTTTTATCTTTTCTGTGTTAATAATTCTAATCTTCATACTCTCTCCCTATCGATAGTGTAAAATATCAGATAAATTATATCACTAATTGACAATGGGTAAGAGCACTGTGAACTACCCCCACCTATAGAGGTGGTAGCTTCGTGGTCAAGGCAAGCTACCTTGCCAGATTACCCACGCTCAAAGGGCTGTTCCATCCCCATATTGACCATATTACATGGCTAATTTTAGTAGATTTTTTGCTGCATTTATATCCCTATCATGTTTTGTATGGCAATTTGAACATTCCCATTCCCTCAACCCTAAATCTATTCCTACCCTATTATCTACTTTAGGTAAAGTTTGAATTTCTGCTTCCGCCAATACCGAAACATAATATTTACCTGTTGGTGTTTTAGATATAGTTACTGATTTTTTAATCCCTTCAAATTGCCTGTGTTGTTTTATCTTTATTTTTGTTTTCAACTTTGGTATCTTTAAGTATCCATTATCTATACTTACTGTCCCATTTTGATTATTTGTTGTGTAAGATTGATATCCTTTTTTCTTCTTGAATTTTGGAAAACCTATACTTTTATCCCTAAAAAAGTTGTTATATGCTTTTTCTAAATTAAGTTGAGCATTAGCAAGGGCTAAACTATCTACTTCTCTTAGAAAAGGATATTCTTTTTTATATTTTGCAGGAGTTGTTTTTATCATTTTTCCTGTTTGTTTATAATAATCTATTTTATCTGATAGCATTTTGTTGTATATAAATCTTACACAACCAAATACTTTAGCAAAATATTCTTGTTGTTCTTTTGTTGGGGATATCCTATATTTATAGGCTTTAAGCACATCTACACCTCCTCCCTTTGATTTTCTATGTATTTTTTTATTACTTCAATTGGTGCTCAACCTGTTGTAAGTAAACAGAAACTTCTTGACCAAAAATATTCTTTCCATAGTTGTTGCTTTATTTCTGGAAATTCTTTTTTTATTATTCTTGAGGAGGCACTTTTATACGCATTTATAAACTTAGATAATTCTGTATTAGGATGTGCTTTGAATAATATATGCACATGGTCTTTATCGTGATTCCATTCTTGCAAGGTGATATTGTAATTCTTTTGTATTTGTACAAACATTTCCTTTAGTCTGTTGGATATAGCATCATTTATTACTTTTCTTCTGTATTTAGTCACTAATACAAGATGGTAATATAGTAAGAATACTGAATGATTATTGCTATCAAGTTTCATTGATTTTCCTAAACTCCTTCCTTATAATACTGATTATATCGCAAAGGAAGGAATTGTCAAGCGACATTCATCACCCACTTATAGAAGTGGGCGACTTCTTCACTTCATACTCTCCAGCAGATAAAACATTACTGTCACAGCCAGCAAGTCTGCTGAGCCTCCTGGACTGATATTTTTCTTAATAAAGTCCTCATCCATCTCGTATATAATCTTTCTGCCTTCCTCCGTAAATATGCCTCCTAGGCTTAGTGCACGTCTTGCATACTCTTTTACATACTCAAGGATGCAAAGATCATGTCTGGCAATTACATTTGTATCTTCAGATACAGTCATTAGATAAAGAAGAACCTGCACTAAAATATCATTTATATCTGCTGCCCTTGAATTTACAAGTTCACGCATTACAGGCAGAGATGTGCTAAGTACTGTAGAATACCCGCTTTCAGCTTCTCCCCTTATGCCTTTTATTCCATACTTTTTATAAATTTTTTCTCCATAGGTCATCTTTTCTTTATTCTGACTGGCAGTTAATTCCCTCTCTGACAGTCCTCGAGTCATTTTTATTATTTTGCTGCTGATTATTTCACAATCAAGCTTGCTTCCGTTATTTTCAAAATAACAGCTTGCAGCAGCGGCACAAATAATTCCGAGAGAGAAAACAAGCCCTTTGTGGGTATTAACTCCACCTGTGGCTTCAAACATTCTTTTTTCTGCTTCTATACCCAAAGCCCTTAGATTGTTGAACAAATCTGCAGGATCTTTCTGAGCAGCCTCTGCTCCAAGAACAGCGGATTTGTAGAAGTAATGAGCCAGCGCCGCAGTACTTGACATGAATGTGAAATAATCCATGTCCTTATGGGCGCCTGCATTCCGCCTGTCCACCAATCCCGGCTTAGGAGTGGCAGAAACCTCATAGAGCAGGGATTCTACAGCATATTGGCTTATTTGTTCGCATATGTCAAAATTGGCAGTCATTTAATCAATTCCTTATATCAGATTTTTTACCTTTTTAAAAAGAGAAGGTACTTAACATATCATAGTATGCTTCAGTACCTTCTTAAATTAAACATCTTATTATGCAGCAGCTTTCTTTCTAAATACAGGCAGTGTCTTTATAAATGGGAAGAGCACGCATGCTATTGTAGCAATAAGCAGCACCACTGCAATCGGTGAACCTACAAATATGCTATAGCTGCCGTTGGATAGTACAAGAGCCTGCCTGAAAGATACTTCCATGGTATTTCCTACTATAACCGCCAGAATCATAGGAGATGAATCTATCTTAGCTTTTTGCATAAAGTATCCTATTATACCAAATATAATCATAATATAGAAGTCTGTTACACTGTTGCTGATAGCGTATGTGCCTATGAACGCCAGTCCGAGCACAATAGGATACAAAATCTTCGGCGGTATTGCCAGAACCCTTACCAAAGCACCTGCCATAGGGATATTTATAACAGCCAGGATAATATTTCCAACAACCATACTTGCTATAAGTCCCCATGCAATTTCAGGATTCTTTTCAAAAAGCAGAGGTCCGGGCTGAAGCCCCAACATTAACAAAGCTCCCATCATAACTGCTGTAGTACCGGAACCCGGTATTCCAAGTGACATCATCGGGATAAGAGCTCCCACTGAAGCGGCATTATTTGCGGCTTCCGGCGCTGCAAGTCCAATAATTTCTCCCTTTCCAAATGCATCAGGATCTTTTGACATCTGCTTCTCATTATTATAGGCAACCAAAGAAGCCATTGTTCCTCCTGCACCGGGAAGAGCGCCAATTACAAATCCTATCGGAGTGCTTCTGAGAATCGGAAGCCATGTTCTCTTCCAATCTTCCTTTGTTATCCATATCTTGCCGAATTTAGTCTGCATCTTTTTCTTTCCTTCTTTGATGTCCCTGAAGCACTTGAATACCTCTCCTAAAGCATACATGGCAATAATAACTGTTAAAAAGTCAATTCCTGATTGCAGATCCATAGAACCAAAAGTAAAACGTGCTACACCTGATTGAGCATCAAGCCCTACAGTGGATATTGCCAATCCAAAAAACATTGATATAAATCCGCGTATAACATTTCCTTTAGTCATGGAGGCAGTCATCGACAATGCTGCCAGCATGAGCAGACAATATTCAGCAGGTCCGAACTTCAACGCAAATTTTGCTACCGGAGTTGCCAGAAATATCATAAATATAACTGAAATCATTCCGCCTATAAAGGAGGCTATGGCTGAAATAGCAAGGGCAGCTTCTGCCCTGCCGTTCAATGTCATAGGGTACCCGTCAAATGTAGCTGCTATTGCAGCACCGTCTCCGGGTGTGTTTATCAAAATAGAACTTCTTGAACCTCCAAACATTGCTCCATAATACACACCGCACATGGTAATGAGTGCAGCAGTAGGTCCCATTGTATATGTCAGAGGCAGAAGTACGGCTACGCCGGTCGCAGGTCCTAGGCCGGGAAGCATGCCGATTATCGTACCAAGAACTCCTCCTAAAGTTACCCACAGTATATTCATTGGAGTTAAAGCTTCTTGAAATCCTATCAGCAAATTGTGCAATATTGTATCCATCTTATTATTTCACCCCAAATCTCAAATTTCTAAAAAGGCATCATTGGAAGCGGTATCGATAAAAACTTCATGAAAACTATATATACACCGATACTGAAACCAAGAGCAACTGCTATATTTGTTTTCCACTGTTCTTTGCCATTAAGCGCAAATAACATTGCACACATAAACAAAGTAGTTGACAGCACATATCCTATTTCTTCAAATAGGAAAGCATATATCAAGCTTACTGCGCAAGTATATATAATCAATTTTGTATCGTATGAAAGTCCCTTTTTGGCACTATCTTTTTCAACTTTTTTCTGTTCTTTCTTTCTGACTTCTCCAACAAAAAGCAATATTCCGCATATTATCATGCAAATTCCCAGTATCAATGGAAACATCATCGGTTCCAAAGGATTTCCTATACTGGGTCTTTCCATATTGTAAGCAAGAATACTATATACTATGCCGAATGCTATAGTAACAATTCCTGTTATTGAACCAGTATTCACTATAATACCTCCCGTTAATTAAATCATTTAAGAGACTGGATTACCAGCCTCTTAAATGATTAAAATTTTGCTTCCAGCCAACCGATTAGTTCTTCAGCATGCCTATTTCCTGCAGCAATGCTTTATATTCTTCATTTGTCTTATCAAGGAAACTTGCAAATTCCTGCCCGTCAGAATATACTATGTCCCAACCGTTCTTTTTGCAAAGTTCTTTCCATTCAGATGTTTCCGACATTTTCTTAAGTGTTTCAGACCAGTACTTCACTGCATACTCAGGCATTCCCGGTGCACCGAATAATCCTCTCCAGTTTACAAATGTTTCATTTATGCCCTGTTCCTTGCAAGTAGGTATTTCTTTAAACACACCTTCTCCTACACGTTTGTCTGCAGTTGTTGCAAGAACTTTAATATCTCCGCTTTCAATGAGGGCTCTGATATCTGCCAATCCTATTGAAATCAGATCCACATGCCCACCCATAAGCTGAGCAGAAGCTGTACCATCCTGGAAGCTGACATAATCTATTGCCTTCAAATCTTTTACACCTGCAGCTTTAGCTATTTTAAGGAACTGCAAATGATCCATGCTTCCGGCAGCTGAAGTTCCGCCGATTTTTACACTTTTCGGATTATTCTTCAAGGCATCCATTACTTCGTTAATTGTCTTATATTTTGAATTCTTTCCTACTGCAAATGCACCATAATCAGCAATTAATCTGGCAATAGGTGTTGTATCCTTATAGCTTAATTTTGTAGAACCATTTAGATTTATAAGGAGAAGCGGTGGTGAGTATACGCTTAATATAGTATCACTGCCTTTTTTCTCCTGCAGGTAGGAAAGCGCTACACCGCCGCCTCCACCCGGCTTATTTGTTACAGGCATAGGTACGGATACCAGTTTTGTATCCTGCAATGTTTTTGCTACTGAACGGATTGTTAAATCCCATCCGCCGCCCGCTCCGGCAGGTGCTATAAATTCCATTGTCTTTGTAGGATATTTTACTTCTTTTTGTCCTCCCTGCTTTGCTGCAGACTTGCCACAGCCGGAAACCAGCATTGATAATGCCAATGCAGCTGTAATGGTAGTTAAACCTAATTTCTTAAAAGTCATGAGAATCCCCCTTTAATTTACATAATATGATTTTTATTGCATATAATATGGCAGAATTTAATCACCTAATCTATTTTCCCTCCTTTCTTCAAGTGTTTTAGCCTAACTTAATAGACACGATCAAAATGCTGCCATTTAATTCTGAAAGAAAAACTGTAGACAGATAATGAATATTATAAATTAACCTGCATTTTTGAAATATTCATCAGCAATTTCTTTGATTTTAAAAAGCAATTCTTCTAATCTATGCTTTTTGCTGCGTGCACAGCTATATGCATCTTCTTCGCACAACAAACACTTTCTTTTACGTTTTTTAAGAGTATCTCTCTGAATCAGGTTGCATTTTCTGTCAATAACGTCAATGTCAAAAAGCCTTCCCATTGGATGATTTTCTTCAATCTCTACACAAATTTTTTTAATTTGAATTTCATCAGCATCTACTGAAACAAACGCCTCTGCACCGGTAAATTTATAGTTCGCTTCCTCATGAATTATCTTTATTCCGTTTAACTGAAATCCCCTTTTTATGGCGCTTAAACCTGCGTCAAAGATTCTTCTGCTTAATTGAGAGTCTTTGTTATTCCCTGGAATATTCACCGTAAAAGATATCAGCCCGGCTTTATGCCTTTCAATTAATTCTTTTTGTTTTTGCGCCCTCTGTTCCCTGGCTAAAAGAAGATCTTCCAATGATACCTCTTTTACTTGAGTCATCATGCTCTCTCCCTTTTTACCTGCCTTATCACGTCTATAACAGAGCCATCCCTGTAGTCTACAATTCCAACTACATTGTCTTCAACCTTTATGGGCTCAGGCTTCCCTACTACTCTTTCAGCCTTTGCTTTTAGTTCTTCTATGGTGCAAACAGGCATTTTTGCTGCTTTCAAGTTGTATAATAAATCCTGTCTTAAAGGATTAACTGCAATTCCCTGATCGGTAACAAGAATATCTACTGTATGACCAGGTGTAACGATTGTGTTTACTTTGTCTAATATAGTAGGCATTCTGCCTCTTATAAGCGGCGCTACAATAATTGATACAGCTGCTCCTGCAGCAGTGTCAGGATGTCCTCCTATTGCACCTCTTATAACACCGTCAGATCCTGTTAATACATTTACGTTGAAGTCTACGTCTATTTCCAATGCGCTGAGCACAACTATATCGAGCTGGTTTACCGCGCTTCCTTCATGGTCAGGGTTTGCATAGTATGATGCGTCTATTTGTGCATGGTATCTGTTATTTTTAAGTGATTCTGCCGCTATAAGGTCGAAACTCTGTACATCTAGCAGCTTTTTTATAAGCCCTTCTTCGTGGAGTTTTACAATCTGGCCTGTGATGCCTCCTAATGCAAAGCTTGCTTTAATGCCTTTTGCAAGCATTTTTTCTCTTAAAAACCTTGTAGTTGCCAGCGATGCTCCTCCAGAGCCTGTCTGCAGTGAGAAACCATCTTGGAAATATCCTGAGGCTTCTATAACATTTGCTGCATGCTGTGCAATTAGAAGGTCTCTAGGATTACTTGTGAATCTGGTTGCCCCTGACATAATCCCTTTTGGGTCGCCTATGGCATCCACTTTTACTATATAATCAACATGTGACTGCGGAATTCCAAACGGAACATTGGGGTATCCTACAATATTGTCTGTCAGCAGTATTACTTTATTTGCATACTGGGCGTCGACTTTAGCATATCCTAGTGAGCCGCATACGGATGCCGCATTACTTTCTCTTGAATATCCGTTTGCATTTCCATAAGGGTCGCACGATGGTACTCCTAAAAATGCTACGTCTATGGGAAGCTCCCCATTGCTTATGGCTCTGGCTCTTCCTCCATGAGACCTGAACCTTACCGGAATATTCATAAGCCCATCTGAAATTGCTTCTGCCAGAGGTCCTCTTAGTCCGCTTGTTTCAATTCTCCTGATTACTCCATTCTTTATATGTTCAATAACAGGAGCATGTACTTCTGATAATGAACTGGCTGCTAAAACCAGGTCTTTAATCCCCATCTTTGAAATGACATCCAATACCATGTTGACTACATAGTCGCCATTTCTGAAATGGTGGTGGAAGGATATAGTCATTCCATCTTTTAAGCCTGCTTCCACAATGGCTTTTTCCAATGTAGGCACCAGCTTTTTTATATGATGGGAAGCCTGATGCTCTTTAAGGCTTCTTGTATCCTTTGCCTGTCCGTCAACGTATTTTTTCCTGTAAGGTGTCAACTTTCCCAATCCTGATATTTCTTCAGGTATTTCTCTGCCTGTTTCGTTAAGCATTTTCCATCACCTCATTGTCTACATTTACTCTCGCAGCTTCAGCTAATTCAAGCACTCTACGCGCTCTTTCAACAATTGGCTTATCAATCATTTTCCCGTCAAGACTTATAACTCCGGAACCTTTTGCTTCTGCTTCTTTTATTGCCTGCATAATTCGCAGGGATTTTTTTATTTCCTCTTGTGTAGGTGTGAATATCCTGTTTACAGGTTCAATTTGTCTTGGGTTGATAATTGATTTTCCATCAAATCCTAACTGCTTTATCAGTTTTACTTCATTTATAAAACCTTCTTCATCATTTACATCTGAAAAAACAGTATCAATTGCCGCTATTCCTGCCGCTCTCGCTGCCAGTACAATCTGGTTTCTTGCAGTTAAAAGCTCAATCCCTTCAAGAGAGCGGGTTGTTTTTAAATCGGTTACAAAATCTTCAGCTCCTAGCGCTATACCTACTAGTCTGGGGCTTGCCACAGCTATTTTGTAAGCATTGATTACTCCCAGCGCGCTTTCAATTGCTGCAAAAAGTTTTATGGTTCCAGGTTCTATGCCAACCTCTTTTTCTATCTTTGTTATTAATTTATCAGCTTCTTCTACATCCTCAGGCTTTTCTGTTTTTGGCAAACGGATTACATCAGGCTTTGCCCTTACAATTGCCTCAAAATCTTCTCTGCCGTATGGAGTGTCGAGCCCGTTTACACGTACAACTGTTTCAGCAGTTCCATAGTCAAATGTCTTTAAGGCGTGGAATACTAAAAACCTTGCTGCATCCTTTTCTTTAATTGATACTGAATCTTCCAGATCAAACATAATAGAATCTGATCCGTAGATATGAACATCTCTAATCATCCCGGGATTATTGCCGGGCACATAAAGCATTGTCCTTCTTAATCGCCCCATTTATCTCTCCCCCCACTTGTACTCTGTATTTTCAGCAGCCCTGTATACAGCTGTTGACACTCTTGCTTTTATGGTGCAGTCAAGAGCTCCCTTATCGTTAGCTCTCACCAGAACATCTTCTACTCCTAATTCTTCGAGTGTTTCCTTGATAACTTTTCTTACCTGATTGCCAAACTGATTTTCAACAACGCTTTTAAGTTCGATTTCAATACCTTTTCCTTCGTTTGGTTCTACGGAAATGATAATATCACTTGATTCCATTGTCCCGGCAACTGCAGGATTTACTATCTTCATGGTTCTACCCCCTTGGCTTTAATGTCTTTTATTTTGTGATTGCTGTATTCTTTTAACTATCTGCTGGCCTTCTTCAGATATTAAATAGTTATAGGTAGTCTTAGGGACTAACTGCTTTATCGCATCCAATTCTCCATTTTTGATTAACTCCCTCACCCTTGATGCACTGACCGCCTTATCACCAACTGCTAATCTTGGAACTTCTATAACTTCAATATTCTTTTCAGGAAGCAGTTTCTTCATTATGCTGTTGTAAGTCCGTGTTACAGCACAGTACGGTTCTTCCCCTACAAATCTCTTTGTAATGTTAAGTGCAGGTGCAATATAATCTCCAAAAATTGTTAAGTCTAAAATAGCATGTGTTTCTACAATATCGCTGTATTCCTTGATGAAATATGAAGGGAAAGTAGCGTCTGATATTATATAGTCCTTTCCCATATGAACTGCAACATTAGATAAATGGCTTACCCCCTCTTTTACCAGCCTATATCTTACATTGGCAGGAAAACTTGACCTATCTTCCCAAACAACAAATATGTTAAGCTGGTCGCTCATGGACGCAGCATATTCAATTAAATACTGGTGCCCCAGTGTAAAAGGGTTGCAGTTTACTACTATTGACGAAACAACTCCTCCCTGCGCTTTATGGGCAGAAATTTCATTAAGATAATTCTTAAGCCCGTTGAGCCTGTTTTCCATCAATACTACTTTTGATGGCACTTCTGCTATTTTATAAAAACCTAGTTCAGTAAAAGTTTTAATATTCTCAGGTTTTGTATAAACAAAAAGATGTGTCCTTAAGCGCCTGTATTGCTCATTTATCAAATGGCTTACAATTTTATTCGATAATCCTCTGTTTTGATATTCAGGGTCGACAGCAATACACTTTAAAACTCTTCCTGAAAAAGAACCGGTTCCAATAATCCTGCCTTTATCAAGAAGTGCAACGCAATACTCAATATCTTTATCCATCAAAAGATTCTGTTCATTTAAGAAATTCTCCACCAAACTCTTTTCATGAATAGAATTTAAATTAATTATCTGCTCTGCAAAATTGTCAAATTCCACATCTATCTCCTCCTAACTCAAACATTCAGGATATTTAAATAATTTTCTTTATCCAACCATTATCCGGAGGATAGAACATCCCCTATCATCTTGCCAAGTTTTGCGCTGAAAATAGGTTTAATCATATAATCATCAATAATCTGCTTGTCTTTATATCCAAGTACTGTCTCGTCCAAAAATCCTGTAATCAATATAATTTTTATATCCTGACGTATCTGTTTTAACCTTTCTGCCAGTTCTACTCCAGTAAGATAAGGCATTGTCATATCTGTAATAACCAAATCAAATTTTTTTGGGCTTTCTTCAAAAATTTTGAGTGCTCCTATACTGCTCGTATCAGCAACAACATTAAACCCAAAATACTCCAATTCCTTTTTCAGCATATTTACTACCTTCTGTTTATCGTCAACAAGCAGGATAGTGCCCTCACCATATATTAATTTATCTTTTTCATTCACCTCGATTGAAGGCTTCTCCTTCATCTTCGGCAAATATACATTAAAACAACTTCCTTCTCCCAGTTTGCTTTCCACAGTTATTGCACCTTTATGTTTATCAATAATTCCCTGAACAATGAATAATCCTAAACCTGTTCCCTCACCCGCAGGTTTTGTTGTAAAAAACGGGTCAAATATCTTGGAAATAGTTTCTTCACTCATGCCGCATCCTGTATCTTTAACTGTAATGCGCACATACTCTCCCTCATATATGCCTGAATCTTTCAATGCCTTCTCTTTATCTGCTTCAACAGTATCAACCGTTATCTCAAGAGTGCCTCCGGAATGCTTCATTGCATGGTATGCATTAGTACATAAGTTAAAAATAACCTGATGTATCTGAGCCTTATTTGCAAAGATATAGCTACAATCACAATTTATATTCTCCACAACATTTATGTTTGTGGGTAAAACAGATTTCGCAAGCTTTAGAGTCTCTTTTAGCAAATCATTAATGCATATAGCCTGAAATTTTGAAACCCCATTATCATTCCGGCTTAGAATAAGTATTTGTTCAATCAGCTCCTTTGCTTTCACAGAAGAATCATATATTTCTGCAACATCTTCATATAATTCATCTTTTTCTGAGAGTTTGCTCATTAAAAGCTCTGAGTATCCAAGGATAGGCGTTAATAAATTGTTGAATTCATGAGCTATGCCTCCTGTTAGAAGGCCTATAGTTTTCAGTTTCTCAGAATGCTGCAGCTGAATATCCCTTCTTCTCAATTCTTCTGATGCGTTATTCAGTTCTCTGAGATATTTTGTTTCAATCTCAAGAGCT contains the following coding sequences:
- a CDS encoding sensor histidine kinase — translated: MKIAVYDNIIERIGKRKSVSAIFFVITVLVVLLCWMIYVTYKDYRKTIVTQQQKQLLTISNSISRSIALFIQEKAENSKIIAGDPKFADIGDQIRRGSISEPVKTTLKVFMETQKNSIDSVHLLDSKGNEVFAYPSGDKISQTGIDGTREPGVDRVLVTGNQYISDACKDETDIFFINIYTPIIHGNEFQGILVSVVKLDTIYNQIVSQVRAGEKGYAMVKDMNGSILMHPIEEQRGIDVIKTRKERYPNLDLSDLEELVRRQMTGVEGTAVYDSYWWQDEVLVKAKKISGFAPVYISDYFWVVAVTMSYDEVVEPIRETLYRTIMIALVIVVLFSIIVFLAVRIQKNKEALEIETKYLRELNNASEELRRRDIQLQHSEKLKTIGLLTGGIAHEFNNLLTPILGYSELLMSKLSEKDELYEDVAEIYDSSVKAKELIEQILILSRNDNGVSKFQAICINDLLKETLKLAKSVLPTNINVVENINCDCSYIFANKAQIHQVIFNLCTNAYHAMKHSGGTLEITVDTVEADKEKALKDSGIYEGEYVRITVKDTGCGMSEETISKIFDPFFTTKPAGEGTGLGLFIVQGIIDKHKGAITVESKLGEGSCFNVYLPKMKEKPSIEVNEKDKLIYGEGTILLVDDKQKVVNMLKKELEYFGFNVVADTSSIGALKIFEESPKKFDLVITDMTMPYLTGVELAERLKQIRQDIKIILITGFLDETVLGYKDKQIIDDYMIKPIFSAKLGKMIGDVLSSG